Proteins co-encoded in one Nonlabens agnitus genomic window:
- a CDS encoding metal ABC transporter permease yields the protein MDITQYFTDYTLRTITLGTAVLGAICGMLGSFAVLRKQSLLGDAISHAALPGIAIAFLITGAKDSNVLLLGALVSGLVGTWWIRGITTKTHLKTDTALGLILSLFFGFGMLLLTYIQKQPNANQAGLDKYLFGQAATLVESDVMLMSAVTSISLIVMLLFWKEFKLLLFDKNYAMTLGFNTKFIDGLISFFIVLAIVIGLQTVGVVLMSAMLLAPAAAARQWTNSLSVMLLLAAIFGMFSGVFGTAISASQPNLSTGPVIVLVAAVFVAVSFIFSPGRGILFKQLRLLRNRRELELQKTLYFMYTIVRKHDDISRPHAIKILNNFQGFTKNTLSQLEQKHWIEIKGNQWSMTHSGFETASNLYNTNLPES from the coding sequence GTGGACATCACACAATACTTCACGGACTATACACTACGTACCATCACACTGGGAACAGCTGTGCTGGGCGCTATTTGTGGTATGCTGGGTAGTTTCGCTGTGTTGCGCAAGCAAAGTCTATTAGGTGATGCCATCTCTCATGCCGCTTTGCCTGGTATCGCTATTGCCTTTTTAATTACAGGTGCCAAGGACTCAAATGTGCTCTTGTTAGGTGCTCTAGTGAGTGGATTGGTAGGTACTTGGTGGATTCGTGGGATCACCACAAAAACTCATTTAAAAACCGACACAGCTCTAGGTCTGATTTTGAGTTTGTTCTTCGGTTTTGGAATGTTATTGTTGACCTATATTCAAAAGCAACCCAATGCCAATCAAGCTGGACTGGATAAATATTTGTTTGGACAAGCAGCAACTTTAGTAGAAAGTGATGTGATGCTTATGTCGGCAGTTACGAGTATCAGCTTGATTGTGATGTTACTGTTTTGGAAGGAATTCAAATTGCTATTATTTGATAAGAACTATGCCATGACTTTAGGCTTCAACACAAAGTTTATCGATGGTCTGATCAGTTTCTTTATCGTGCTGGCGATTGTTATCGGTTTGCAAACCGTTGGTGTGGTGTTGATGAGCGCGATGTTGCTGGCGCCAGCGGCAGCGGCGCGACAGTGGACCAACAGTTTAAGCGTTATGCTCTTGCTGGCGGCGATTTTCGGTATGTTTTCAGGAGTGTTTGGAACGGCCATAAGCGCGAGTCAGCCTAATCTTTCTACGGGTCCGGTTATAGTTTTGGTGGCCGCTGTTTTTGTGGCAGTTTCATTCATCTTCTCGCCAGGTCGTGGGATTCTTTTTAAACAATTGCGTCTGTTGCGCAACCGCCGCGAACTTGAACTGCAAAAAACACTCTATTTCATGTATACCATCGTACGCAAGCACGATGATATTTCCAGACCACACGCCATTAAAATCCTGAACAATTTCCAAGGCTTTACTAAAAACACCTTGTCCCAACTGGAGCAAAAACACTGGATAGAAATCAAGGGAAACCAATGGTCAATGACCCATTCTGGTTTTGAAACCGCATCCAATTTGTACAATACTAATCTTCCAGAATCATGA
- a CDS encoding metal ABC transporter ATP-binding protein produces MEDKIAVAVDDLTVAYNYKPVLWDIDLSIPEGVLMAIVGPNGAGKSTLIKSILGIIDPIAGSVAIYGKPYVKQRDKVAYVPQKGSVDWDFPTTALDVVMMGTYGSLGWIKRPGAKEKKQSLEALEKVGMLAFKSRQISQLSGGQQQRIFLARALVQNAAIYFMDEPFQGVDATTEIAIINILKELRKAGKTVIVVHHDLQTVPEYFDWVTFLNVKHIATGPVKDIFNDDNLTKTYGINYKVAVQQ; encoded by the coding sequence ATGGAAGATAAAATCGCAGTTGCGGTAGACGATCTAACCGTCGCCTACAATTACAAACCAGTGCTTTGGGACATCGACCTTTCCATTCCAGAAGGTGTGTTGATGGCTATTGTAGGACCTAATGGCGCTGGTAAGTCTACTCTAATCAAGTCCATATTAGGCATCATCGATCCCATTGCGGGATCTGTCGCTATTTATGGAAAACCCTATGTAAAACAACGCGATAAAGTCGCTTATGTACCTCAAAAAGGTAGCGTGGATTGGGATTTCCCTACCACGGCACTGGATGTGGTTATGATGGGGACCTACGGCTCGCTAGGCTGGATCAAGCGACCTGGTGCCAAAGAAAAGAAACAATCCCTGGAAGCATTAGAAAAAGTAGGTATGCTAGCATTCAAAAGCAGGCAAATAAGTCAGCTTTCTGGTGGGCAGCAACAACGCATTTTCTTGGCAAGAGCTTTGGTTCAAAATGCCGCCATCTATTTTATGGACGAGCCCTTTCAAGGTGTGGATGCCACGACAGAGATTGCCATCATCAACATTTTGAAGGAGTTGCGCAAGGCTGGAAAAACCGTCATTGTGGTGCATCATGATTTGCAGACCGTTCCCGAATATTTTGATTGGGTAACATTCCTCAACGTGAAGCACATCGCGACCGGACCTGTCAAGGATATTTTCAATGATGATAATTTGACAAAAACATACGGTATCAATTACAAAGTGGCCGTACAGCAATAA
- a CDS encoding metal ABC transporter solute-binding protein, Zn/Mn family, giving the protein MKNIVYILLALLLISCGNQSDSNDKLLIVTTTTMITDMVENIGGDKVNVQGLMGSGVDPHLYKASEGDVSKLFNADIIFYSGLHLEGKLVEVFEQMASQGKNTIAISDALDKKTLIGSEYFASNYDPHIWFDVDYWTTMTAYVSQQLSKADPENADYYAANRDAYLEKIQQLKTELTAKINELPQDKRILVTAHDAFNYFGRSFDFEVVGLQGISTATEAGVQDVQRITQFIIDNKVKAVFIESSVPRRTVEALQAAVKAQNHEVSIGGELYSDALGSAGTAEGTYVGMYKHNVETIVNALK; this is encoded by the coding sequence ATGAAAAACATTGTTTACATCCTATTAGCTTTACTGCTCATTTCCTGTGGCAACCAAAGTGACAGCAACGATAAATTGCTAATTGTCACCACCACCACCATGATTACTGATATGGTAGAAAACATAGGTGGTGATAAAGTAAACGTACAAGGATTGATGGGTAGTGGCGTGGATCCACACTTGTACAAGGCGAGCGAAGGCGATGTTTCCAAACTATTTAATGCAGACATCATTTTTTACAGCGGCCTGCACCTGGAAGGAAAGCTGGTAGAGGTTTTTGAGCAAATGGCTTCACAGGGAAAGAATACGATCGCCATAAGCGATGCGCTGGACAAAAAGACTTTGATAGGCAGCGAGTATTTTGCCAGCAATTACGATCCACATATTTGGTTTGATGTGGATTATTGGACTACGATGACCGCATATGTTAGCCAGCAGCTATCAAAAGCAGATCCAGAAAACGCCGATTATTATGCCGCTAACCGTGATGCCTATCTTGAAAAAATCCAGCAATTAAAAACAGAGCTTACCGCCAAAATCAATGAGTTACCTCAAGACAAACGCATTTTAGTTACTGCACATGATGCCTTTAATTATTTCGGGAGGTCGTTTGACTTTGAGGTCGTGGGACTGCAAGGCATCTCAACCGCAACAGAAGCTGGTGTGCAGGATGTACAGCGCATCACTCAATTCATCATCGATAATAAAGTAAAAGCCGTTTTTATAGAAAGTAGCGTGCCACGACGTACGGTTGAGGCCTTGCAAGCCGCTGTAAAAGCCCAAAACCATGAGGTAAGCATAGGCGGTGAATTGTACAGCGATGCGCTAGGCAGCGCAGGAACCGCAGAAGGTACATATGTGGGAATGTACAAACACAATGTAGAAACCATAGTTAACGCCTTAAAGTAA